A single region of the Triticum dicoccoides isolate Atlit2015 ecotype Zavitan chromosome 2B, WEW_v2.0, whole genome shotgun sequence genome encodes:
- the LOC119366439 gene encoding stem-specific protein TSJT1-like, with product MLAIFQKQVAHAPQELNSPRGSTAKPRNPDEILRDFHAAHPADAFSTSFGGGAALACVAAQPRSLAAGGYQRMFCGLDDIYCVFMGTLDNLSSLMRQYGLTGRSTNEALLVIEAYRTLRDRGPYPADQVVKDLSGSFAFVVFDNRGRSGSGAAVFAAQSTDGGVPLHWGVAADGSVVICDDRGVAKAGCGRSYAPFPPGCMFHSEGGLKSFEHPMNRLKALPRVDSEGAMCGANFKVDAFTKINSMPRVGSATNWAATWDDAAI from the exons ATGTTGGCCATCTTCCAGAAGCAGGTGGCGCACGCGCCGCAGGAGCTCAACAGCCCGCGCGGGAGCACCGCCAAGCCCAGGAACCCCGACGAGATCCTCCGCGACTTCCACGCCGCCCACCCCGCCGACGCCTTCTCCACCTCCTTCGGCGGCGGCGCCGCCCTCGCCTGCGTCGCCGCGCAGCCCCGCTCCCTCGCCGCCGGCGGGTACCAGCG GATGTTCTGCGGGCTGGACGACATCTACTGCGTCTTCATGGGGACGCTGGACAACCTGAGCAGTCTGATGCGGCAGTACGGCCTCACCGGCCGCTCCaccaacgaggcgctgctggtgATCGAGGCCTACCGCACGCTGCGCGACCGGGGCCCCTACCCGGCGGACCAGGTGGTGAAGGACCTGTCGGGCTCCTTCGCCTTCGTCGTCTTCGACAACCGCGGCCGGTCGGGCTCCGGGGCGGCGGTGTTCGCGGCGCAGAGCACGGACGGCGGGGTGCCGCTGCACTGGGGCGTGGCGGCGGACGGGTCGGTGGTGATCTGCGACGACCGCGGCGTGGCCAAGGCCGGGTGCGGGCGGTCTTACGCGCCGTTCCCGCCCGGGTGCATGTTCCACAGCGAGGGCGGGCTCAAGAGCTTCGAGCACCCCATGAACCGCCTCAAGGCGCTCCCAAGGGTGGACAGCGAGGGCGCCATGTGCGGCGCCAACTTCAAGGTCGACGCCTTCACCAAGATTAACTCCATGCCCCGCGTCGGCAGCGCCACCAACTGGGCCGCCACATGGGACGACGCCGCCATCTGA